A genomic region of Phragmites australis chromosome 2, lpPhrAust1.1, whole genome shotgun sequence contains the following coding sequences:
- the LOC133903949 gene encoding protein neprosin-like — protein MYSSSPAWEKSSKEEATPLCQKFPQAQDTTLMASSPSPAHLVLLLLVALFGGWATAAASAANETQRFRPGEELRRYRRVQALLKRLNKPALRTIQSPDGDLIDCVAAHLQPAFDHPRLRGQRPLDPPVRPKGHHRRPNETADAGVQLWAVSGELCPEGSVPIRRTTEADVLRASSVRRFGRAPAARVRRDSVAGGHEHAVGYVAGGEYYGAKASINVWAPRVSTPSEFSLSQIWVIAGSFGNDLNTIEAGWQVSPQLYGDNSPRFFTYWTTDAYQTTGCYNLLCSGFIQTNSRIAMGAAISPTSGYNGGQFDISLLVWKDPNHGNWWLEFGSGELVGYWPSLLFSHLASHASMVQFGGEVVNTHASGAHTATQMGSGHFAGEGFGRASYFRNLEVVDWDNSLLPLAAGFHVTADHPNCYDIQGGVNDVWGNYFYYGGPGRNVRCT, from the exons ATGTATTCTTCTTCGCCTGCTTGGGAGAAGAGCAGCAAAGAAGAGGCGACGCCACTCTGTCAGAAGTTTCCACAGGCCCAGGACACCACACTGATGGCGTCTTCTCCCTCCCCTGCCCATCTCGTGCTCCTGCTCCTCGTTGCgctttttggtggctgggccaCCGCTGCCGCGTCGGCGGCGAACGAGACGCAGAGGTTCCGGCCCGGCGAGGAGCTCCGGCGGTACAGGAGGGTGCAGGCGCTGCTCAAGAGGCTCAACAAGCCGGCTCTCCGGACGATCCAG AGCCCCGACGGCGACCTCATTGACTGCGTGGCGGCGCACCTGCAGCCGGCGTTCGACCACCCAAGGCTGCGCGGCCAGCGGCCATTG GACCCGCCGGTGAGGCCAAAGGGGCACCACCGCCGGCCCAATGAAACGGCGGACGCCGGCGTCCAGCTGTGGGCGGTGTCCGGCGAGTTGTGCCCGGAGGGGTCCGTGCCGATCAGGCGGACCACGGAGGCGGACGTGCTCCGTGCCAGCTCCGTGAGGAGATTCGGCAGGGCGCCCGCGGCCAGGGTGCGGCGCGACTCCGTCGCCGGCGGCCACGAG CATGCGGTGGGCTACGTGGCGGGGGGCGAGTACTACGGCGCGAAGGCGAGCATCAACGTGTGGGCGCCCAGGGTAAGCACACCGTCGGAGTTCAGCCTCTCGCAGATCTGGGTCATCGCCGGATCCTTCGGCAACGACCTCAACACCATCGAGGCAGGGTGGCAAGTGAGCCCGCAGCTGTACGGGGACAACTCCCCCAGATTCTTCACCTACTGGACG ACGGACGCGTACCAGACGACGGGGTGCTACAACCTCCTCTGCTCGGGGTTCATCCAGACCAACAGCAGGATCGCCATGGGCGCCGCCATCTCGCCCACGTCCGGCTACAACGGCGGCCAGTTCGACATCAGCCTGCTCGTCTGGAAG GACCCGAACCACGGCAACTGGTGGCTGGAGTTCGGCTCCGGCGAGCTGGTGGGCTACTGGCCGTCGCTGCTGTTCAGCCACCTGGCGTCGCACGCGAGCATGGTGCAGTtcggcggcgaggtggtgaACACGCACGCGTCGGGTGCGCACACGGCCACGCAGATGGGCAGCGGCCACTTCGCCGGGGAAGGGTTCGGCCGGGCGTCCTACTTCCGCAACCTGGAGGTGGTGGACTGGGACAACAGCCTCctcccgctcgccgccggcttcCACGTCACCGCCGACCACCCAAACTGCTACGACATCCAGGGCGGCGTCAACGACGTCTGGGGGAACTACTTCTACTACGGCGGGCCAGGAAGGAACGTCAGGTGCACGTAG